The following are encoded together in the Janthinobacterium sp. Marseille genome:
- a CDS encoding polysaccharide biosynthesis protein: MFDDKVLMITGGTGSFGNTVLKRFLDTDVREIRIFSRDEKKQEDMRIALGNNKVKFYIGDVRDYDSLTQAMTGVDFVFHAAALKQVPSCEFYPMEAVRTNVLGTENVLNAAISSKVKRVVVLSTDKAVYPINAMGISKAMAEKLVIAKSRTIAEGGPVVCSTRYGNVMASRGSVIPLFINQLKSGQPITVTDPNMTRFLMSLEDSVDLVLHAFEHAEQGDLFVQKAPASTVADLAQALRELFQLNNEVKVIGTRHGEKLYESLISREEMAKADDMGRYYRIPADNRDLNYSKYFVEGESHISELDDYTSHNTERLNVEQIKQLLLNLMEVREALNA; encoded by the coding sequence ATGTTTGACGACAAAGTATTAATGATTACCGGCGGTACCGGATCCTTTGGAAATACGGTCTTAAAGCGTTTTTTGGATACCGACGTCCGCGAAATCCGGATTTTCAGTCGCGATGAAAAAAAACAAGAAGATATGCGCATAGCCTTGGGCAACAACAAGGTCAAATTTTATATCGGCGATGTACGTGATTACGACAGTCTGACGCAAGCGATGACGGGCGTTGACTTTGTATTTCATGCCGCAGCACTCAAGCAAGTGCCGTCCTGCGAATTTTATCCAATGGAAGCCGTCCGGACGAATGTTCTGGGGACTGAAAATGTTTTGAATGCCGCCATCTCATCCAAGGTGAAGAGAGTGGTGGTGTTGAGCACCGATAAAGCAGTCTATCCAATTAATGCGATGGGTATTTCCAAAGCTATGGCGGAGAAACTGGTGATTGCCAAATCCCGTACGATCGCTGAAGGTGGTCCGGTAGTCTGTTCCACTCGCTATGGCAACGTGATGGCTTCGCGTGGCTCGGTGATTCCTCTGTTTATCAATCAATTGAAATCTGGCCAGCCGATTACGGTAACCGATCCGAATATGACCCGATTCTTGATGTCTTTGGAGGATTCGGTTGATTTGGTGTTGCACGCCTTTGAGCATGCAGAACAAGGCGATTTATTTGTCCAGAAAGCGCCAGCTTCTACCGTCGCTGATTTGGCTCAGGCCTTGCGTGAATTATTCCAGCTCAATAATGAAGTGAAGGTTATCGGAACGCGCCACGGGGAAAAGCTCTATGAGTCTCTTATTTCACGTGAAGAAATGGCGAAGGCCGATGATATGGGGCGCTACTACCGCATCCCTGCTGACAATCGCGATTTGAATTACAGCAAATATTTTGTTGAAGGCGAATCCCATATCTCTGAACTGGATGATTACACCTCGCACAATACCGAGCGTTTGAATGTCGAGCAGATC
- a CDS encoding SDR family oxidoreductase, protein MRILVLGASGMLGSAMMRVLNEKDVGEVFGTVRSANVARFFTPQIAQRLVPGCDVENQDALNKVFAEIKPDVVINCIGLIKQLAEADDPLVALPINSLLPHRLAALCKLGGARLIHISTDCVFDGARGGYLESDVSNATDLYGKSKYLGEVYFPHTITLRTSIIGAELQSAHGLIEWFLAQKERCNGYSKAFFSGLPTVVLAQIVRDIIIPRPELSGLYHVAAQSISKLDLLSLVAEVYGKEIDIVPDDRLVIDRSLNADKLRAETGYVAPDWRELVQTMYSYK, encoded by the coding sequence ATGCGAATTCTGGTTTTGGGTGCCAGCGGCATGCTGGGCAGCGCGATGATGCGCGTTTTGAATGAAAAAGATGTTGGTGAGGTTTTTGGCACCGTGCGCTCAGCGAATGTCGCGCGTTTTTTTACGCCGCAGATAGCGCAGCGGCTTGTGCCAGGTTGTGATGTTGAAAATCAAGATGCGCTCAACAAGGTGTTTGCGGAAATCAAGCCGGATGTGGTGATCAATTGTATTGGATTGATCAAACAGCTGGCGGAGGCGGACGATCCGCTGGTCGCACTGCCGATTAATTCTCTTTTGCCACATCGCTTGGCAGCCCTTTGTAAATTGGGCGGTGCGCGCTTGATTCATATCAGTACCGATTGCGTGTTTGACGGCGCACGGGGCGGCTACCTTGAGAGTGATGTTTCTAATGCGACGGATTTGTATGGCAAATCCAAATACCTGGGGGAAGTGTATTTCCCGCACACGATTACCTTGCGAACGTCGATTATTGGCGCAGAGCTACAAAGTGCTCATGGCTTGATTGAATGGTTCCTGGCACAGAAAGAACGTTGCAATGGTTACAGTAAGGCGTTTTTTTCTGGTTTGCCAACGGTCGTGTTGGCACAAATTGTCAGAGACATAATAATTCCAAGGCCTGAGCTTTCAGGGCTGTATCATGTCGCGGCTCAATCTATTTCGAAACTTGATTTGCTTTCCCTGGTGGCTGAGGTCTACGGTAAAGAAATAGACATTGTGCCAGATGACCGATTGGTGATTGACAGGTCATTGAATGCGGACAAGCTTAGAGCCGAAACGGGTTATGTTGCGCCCGATTGGCGTGAATTAGTTCAGACGATGTATTCCTATAAATAG
- a CDS encoding glycosyltransferase family 4 protein — protein MKVLIVSQYFWPESFRINELAQSLQHRGVDVEILTGKPNYPEGAIYPGYSALGCQQDSWSGLKIHRIPMLARGKGAIRLALNYLSFIVSGLLFSPWLLRKKRYDIVFVYAPSPILQALPAIFIAWLKKCGVIVWVQDLWPESLEATGYVRNPRILRWVAGMVRFIYRHTDLLLVQSRAFEAKVAELAPGKRIAYYPNSVDSTFAEPFSGTLPHIPQLEAGFSVMFAGNLGAGQAVETIVEAAALVRDHAEINFVVFGHGSRFAWMQEEINRRGLSNIHLLGRFPIETMPGFMQKASALLVTLTDQPIFSLTVPSKVQAYMAAGRPILACLNGEGARLVAEAQAGLVIPAESASGLADSILQLYKMTCAEREQMGENGRRYFKDHFDQDMLTDQLIEHFRNVTESCS, from the coding sequence ATGAAAGTACTTATTGTTAGCCAATACTTTTGGCCAGAAAGCTTTCGAATCAACGAGTTAGCGCAGTCACTGCAACATCGGGGCGTCGATGTCGAGATATTGACCGGAAAACCCAATTATCCAGAAGGGGCGATCTATCCCGGCTATTCGGCCTTAGGTTGTCAGCAAGACTCGTGGTCGGGTCTAAAAATACATCGTATTCCGATGCTTGCAAGAGGTAAGGGTGCCATTAGATTAGCGCTCAATTACCTCTCGTTTATCGTGTCAGGCTTGCTTTTTTCACCCTGGCTCTTGCGCAAGAAGCGCTATGACATCGTTTTTGTCTATGCACCATCACCCATTTTGCAGGCTTTGCCAGCTATTTTTATTGCATGGCTGAAGAAGTGTGGCGTGATTGTATGGGTGCAGGACTTATGGCCGGAAAGCCTGGAAGCAACCGGATATGTGCGTAATCCACGAATTTTGCGCTGGGTGGCGGGTATGGTTCGCTTTATCTATCGGCATACCGATCTATTGTTGGTACAGTCGCGCGCGTTTGAGGCCAAGGTTGCGGAATTGGCTCCCGGCAAGCGAATTGCGTACTATCCAAATTCTGTCGATTCAACATTTGCGGAGCCGTTTTCGGGCACTTTGCCGCACATTCCGCAGTTGGAGGCGGGGTTCTCTGTGATGTTCGCCGGGAATTTAGGTGCCGGACAAGCGGTAGAAACGATCGTCGAGGCAGCAGCCTTAGTGCGCGACCATGCAGAAATTAATTTTGTGGTGTTTGGTCACGGCAGCCGCTTTGCCTGGATGCAGGAAGAGATCAATAGACGTGGTTTGAGCAATATTCATTTGCTCGGGCGATTTCCGATCGAGACCATGCCGGGTTTTATGCAAAAAGCGTCTGCCTTACTGGTGACATTGACAGACCAACCCATTTTTTCTCTCACGGTGCCCAGCAAGGTACAAGCTTATATGGCTGCCGGTCGGCCGATTTTGGCATGCCTTAACGGGGAGGGCGCACGTTTGGTAGCCGAGGCGCAAGCCGGACTCGTGATTCCGGCTGAGAGCGCCTCAGGGCTTGCAGATTCAATCTTGCAACTGTATAAAATGACATGTGCCGAAAGAGAGCAAATGGGCGAGAATGGTCGCCGATATTTTAAAGATCATTTTGATCAGGATATGTTGACGGATCAGCTGATAGAGCATTTCCGAAATGTAACTGAATCTTGTAGCTGA
- a CDS encoding glycosyltransferase family 4 protein, translating into MRVLNVNSSLDSKTGGGTAERTFQMSRALGQKIENCTVLTIDTGLDQQRIDAMRPAHVVALPLLWRRFYVPHIKWKKILALVNDADIVHLMGHWSVLNVFTYIAARRLGKPYVVCPAGALPIFGRSGAIKRLYNYLIGNAIIRNASAWIAVTPFEFSQFESYGIASSKVMVIPNGVAVEDFPEISTTSFREKNNLPDLPLILFMGRLNTIKGPDLLLDAFVLIKDRFADHHLVFAGPDEGMQAGLLEIATKHGIADRVHFLGFVGGSDKVAAYRAARLLVVPSRQEAMSIVALEAGVCGKAVLLTDQCGFGEVRSVHPDLEVPASAAGIAVSLGKLLAQPALLDQLGHAFQDFVIQRYSWDSIVTDYLKLYAPLLAAKK; encoded by the coding sequence ATGCGCGTACTTAATGTAAATTCCTCCCTTGATTCCAAAACCGGTGGCGGCACCGCAGAACGAACTTTTCAGATGAGTCGAGCGCTCGGGCAGAAGATCGAAAATTGCACGGTACTGACGATCGATACCGGGCTGGATCAACAGCGCATAGATGCAATGCGCCCCGCACATGTGGTCGCCTTGCCTTTGCTGTGGCGCAGATTCTATGTCCCGCACATAAAGTGGAAAAAAATTCTAGCCCTGGTCAACGATGCAGACATTGTTCATTTGATGGGACATTGGAGTGTATTGAATGTTTTCACCTACATTGCGGCACGACGTTTGGGTAAGCCCTACGTTGTCTGTCCGGCTGGCGCATTGCCAATTTTTGGGCGATCGGGGGCGATTAAGCGTTTGTACAATTACTTGATCGGGAACGCGATTATAAGGAATGCATCGGCCTGGATAGCTGTTACGCCATTTGAGTTTTCCCAGTTTGAAAGCTATGGCATCGCCTCATCCAAGGTGATGGTTATTCCAAACGGCGTGGCGGTCGAAGATTTCCCCGAAATCAGCACAACAAGCTTCAGAGAAAAAAACAATTTGCCTGATTTGCCTTTAATCCTGTTTATGGGGCGGCTCAATACAATTAAGGGGCCGGATCTGTTGTTGGATGCATTTGTGTTGATAAAAGATAGATTTGCTGATCATCATTTGGTTTTCGCCGGGCCAGACGAAGGCATGCAAGCCGGATTGCTGGAGATTGCGACGAAACACGGAATCGCTGATCGCGTGCATTTTCTGGGTTTTGTCGGTGGTAGCGATAAAGTTGCGGCTTACCGCGCTGCCCGGCTGTTAGTCGTGCCGTCGCGGCAGGAGGCGATGTCAATTGTGGCGCTGGAGGCAGGGGTGTGTGGTAAAGCGGTGCTGCTGACCGACCAATGCGGTTTTGGTGAGGTAAGGTCGGTTCACCCCGATTTGGAAGTGCCGGCCAGCGCCGCCGGTATAGCTGTAAGTCTGGGGAAATTGCTGGCTCAGCCTGCCTTGCTGGATCAATTGGGACACGCGTTTCAAGACTTTGTCATACAGCGTTATTCTTGGGATTCGATTGTGACGGACTACCTTAAATTGTATGCCCCGCTGTTGGCGGCAAAAAAATGA
- a CDS encoding NAD-dependent epimerase/dehydratase family protein — protein MNTIVVVGASGYIGRYLIAELLRVGNARVKVLSRPARPGAGRAVFPSEVEVVEGDLFDADSLKQLCEPGCVVIHLAYLWDGGEAQNLAAIANLMDACEAVKVKRLIHLSTAMVAGRNNSQRISEADACVPITEYAQTKLKIEEKILNRTAHTYDAVILRPTAVFGPGSENLKKLAGDLLAGSRIRNYLKSCLFNKRRMNLVQIANVIGAIVFLQQHQADLNGEVFIISDADIAQNNFRDVERLLMKEMGVPDYRLPRLNMPAAILGGLLSIMGKDNTNPRSDYVSTKLDLFGFKKSMDFERAVSDYAASYRSSMQQ, from the coding sequence ATGAATACAATCGTGGTAGTGGGGGCATCGGGCTATATTGGCCGTTATCTGATCGCGGAATTGCTTCGCGTCGGGAATGCCAGAGTGAAGGTGTTGAGTCGGCCTGCGCGTCCGGGGGCAGGAAGAGCCGTGTTCCCTTCTGAGGTTGAGGTGGTGGAGGGTGATTTATTTGATGCAGATTCTTTAAAACAGCTCTGTGAACCCGGCTGCGTAGTGATACATCTTGCGTATTTGTGGGACGGTGGCGAGGCTCAGAATCTGGCGGCCATTGCTAATTTGATGGACGCTTGCGAGGCGGTAAAGGTAAAGCGGCTGATTCATCTGAGTACGGCAATGGTTGCCGGCCGTAACAACAGCCAGCGCATTTCTGAGGCAGATGCTTGTGTTCCGATCACCGAGTACGCGCAGACTAAGTTGAAAATAGAAGAAAAAATCTTGAATAGGACCGCGCATACTTATGATGCCGTGATTTTACGCCCTACCGCTGTGTTTGGTCCTGGTAGCGAGAATTTGAAAAAACTCGCTGGTGATTTGCTGGCAGGAAGTCGCATTCGTAATTATCTGAAGTCCTGTCTGTTCAATAAACGTCGCATGAATCTTGTGCAGATTGCTAACGTCATAGGGGCAATCGTGTTTCTGCAACAGCATCAGGCGGACTTGAATGGTGAGGTGTTCATCATTTCTGATGCGGACATCGCGCAAAATAATTTCCGCGATGTTGAACGACTGTTGATGAAGGAAATGGGTGTTCCGGATTACCGTTTGCCGCGACTCAATATGCCTGCGGCAATACTAGGAGGACTGCTTTCTATTATGGGGAAAGACAATACCAACCCTCGATCTGACTACGTGTCGACAAAACTTGATCTGTTTGGTTTTAAAAAGAGTATGGACTTTGAGCGTGCTGTGTCTGACTACGCCGCATCGTATCGTTCGTCCATGCAGCAGTGA
- a CDS encoding glycosyltransferase, protein MRLLIVSYSYFPALTPRAFRWTAIAEWMVLQGHHVDVVCAKSAGLADFQVIAGVSVHRAGGGMRESLKTWLNRKPVVNGVAPTTLTSASSRRGALGRGLKYLYSFTLQKIMWPDFAGAWYFPALRKSRGLIEQHQPDVIISVSVPFTGHLVGLSLQKRYGIRWLADIGDPFSFMTQTPVNNHRLFNRLNYYSETKVLQGANVVSVTTEGTKAEYCQHFPSIASSKIFVIPPLFAAGSQLADAGKFFSDDTKIRLVFAGTLYSRIRNPSALLSFFKAMLDEGGGDKLELHFFGAINDCEFCFEEFKSLIGTKIFLHGLVAREDALRAMKEADILINLGNGTPYQLPSKVVEYVMLAKPVLNISPIELDSSQDMLLEFKSIFSVSEHALSSDASVYAEAKRFIENPPAIDLASIERFSERHSINRIGESYVDLLSAD, encoded by the coding sequence ATGCGTCTTCTTATAGTTTCATATTCGTATTTCCCGGCTTTAACACCTCGCGCTTTTCGTTGGACTGCTATTGCAGAATGGATGGTTTTGCAAGGCCATCATGTTGATGTTGTTTGCGCTAAATCTGCAGGCTTGGCAGATTTTCAGGTTATTGCGGGTGTGTCCGTTCATCGTGCCGGCGGCGGAATGCGTGAATCATTAAAGACATGGCTTAATCGGAAGCCTGTGGTTAATGGCGTAGCGCCGACCACGTTAACAAGCGCATCAAGTCGACGGGGTGCCTTGGGGCGCGGACTGAAGTATTTGTATAGCTTTACGTTGCAAAAAATAATGTGGCCGGATTTTGCCGGCGCCTGGTATTTTCCCGCCTTGCGAAAATCGAGAGGCCTGATTGAGCAACACCAGCCTGACGTAATCATTTCTGTGTCGGTCCCATTCACCGGGCATTTGGTAGGACTCTCGCTGCAAAAGAGATATGGCATACGATGGTTGGCCGATATTGGGGATCCTTTTTCGTTTATGACCCAAACGCCAGTGAACAATCATCGGCTTTTTAACCGGCTGAACTATTATTCGGAAACCAAGGTATTGCAAGGGGCGAATGTCGTCTCGGTGACCACCGAAGGGACTAAGGCTGAATACTGCCAACATTTCCCAAGCATTGCGTCCAGCAAAATTTTTGTTATCCCCCCACTTTTTGCGGCAGGGTCTCAGCTTGCTGATGCAGGTAAATTTTTTTCAGACGATACCAAAATACGTTTGGTTTTCGCCGGCACGCTTTATAGCCGAATACGCAATCCCTCAGCACTATTGAGTTTTTTTAAAGCCATGCTGGATGAGGGGGGAGGCGACAAACTTGAGTTGCATTTCTTTGGCGCCATTAACGACTGTGAATTTTGTTTTGAAGAATTTAAGTCACTGATTGGTACGAAGATTTTTCTGCACGGATTGGTGGCGCGTGAGGATGCGTTGAGGGCGATGAAAGAGGCAGACATACTCATTAATCTTGGCAATGGCACGCCTTATCAATTGCCTAGTAAGGTTGTTGAATATGTCATGCTGGCTAAGCCGGTGTTGAATATTTCGCCGATAGAGTTAGACAGTTCGCAAGACATGCTTTTAGAGTTCAAGAGTATTTTCTCCGTCAGTGAACATGCGCTCTCGTCCGATGCGAGTGTTTATGCTGAAGCGAAGCGTTTTATCGAAAATCCGCCGGCAATTGATTTGGCTTCAATTGAACGGTTTTCGGAGAGGCATAGCATTAACAGGATAGGCGAGAGTTATGTAGATTTGCTATCGGCGGACTAA